A single window of uncultured Methanospirillum sp. DNA harbors:
- a CDS encoding rhodanese-like domain-containing protein has translation MIIRQFFIPGIAHSSFLVGGAGSCLIVDPSRDIDRYLDAARDEGLKIAGVLETHLHADFISGHLELAHKTGAPIYIPERAKALFPHIPVRQGSVITIGDMRIEVRETPGHTPEHVSYVLIHQSRSESPALVFCGDTLFVGDAGRPDLFPGRANELASALYTSLHEEFMTLPDYCELYPAHSAGSFCGRSLSTKKSSTIGYERIANPVLAIQDRETFTATLTTNMPPVPDHFSRCSEVNRRGPVLLSELPVLKALSPGDVRDMLESGDTEVVDIRRYDAFGGVHIPSSLNLDAEVNFSTYTGWITSPDLNQVLVGYNPDQIGDAVLMMHRVGVDSITGYLSGGIQNWALSGLKTEQIRIISVHELARLIAGESELVILDVRPTAEYTGYHIPGSINIPWPDLRTRHNEVSSSGLVVVICGSGVRAGTACSILKRTGHHNILNVAGGYTGWIAAGFDKYLK, from the coding sequence ATGATCATCAGACAATTCTTCATCCCTGGTATTGCCCATAGTTCATTCCTTGTAGGTGGTGCAGGTTCATGCCTGATTGTTGATCCTTCCCGTGATATTGACCGGTACCTGGATGCAGCCAGGGATGAGGGGTTGAAGATTGCAGGAGTTCTGGAGACACATCTTCACGCCGATTTCATATCAGGACATCTGGAACTTGCTCATAAGACCGGTGCTCCAATCTATATTCCAGAACGTGCAAAGGCCCTCTTCCCTCATATTCCGGTCAGACAGGGATCAGTCATCACCATCGGAGACATGAGGATAGAGGTGAGGGAGACACCCGGCCATACGCCAGAACATGTCTCCTATGTCCTCATTCATCAAAGCCGCTCTGAAAGCCCTGCTCTAGTCTTCTGCGGAGATACCCTGTTTGTCGGTGATGCAGGCAGACCGGATCTCTTTCCAGGCAGGGCAAATGAACTTGCTTCGGCCCTGTACACGAGTCTGCATGAAGAGTTCATGACCCTTCCTGATTACTGTGAGTTGTATCCTGCTCACAGTGCAGGATCATTCTGTGGAAGGTCCCTTTCTACGAAAAAGTCAAGTACCATCGGGTACGAAAGGATTGCAAACCCGGTTCTTGCCATTCAAGACAGGGAGACGTTTACCGCAACCCTGACAACAAACATGCCGCCTGTCCCTGACCATTTTAGCAGATGCTCGGAGGTCAACCGAAGAGGCCCGGTTCTGCTTTCGGAACTGCCTGTTCTGAAGGCGCTCAGCCCTGGTGATGTCAGAGATATGCTTGAGTCAGGAGATACTGAAGTTGTAGATATCCGCAGGTATGACGCATTCGGTGGAGTTCACATCCCTTCAAGTCTGAACCTCGATGCTGAAGTAAACTTTTCCACATATACAGGATGGATTACCAGCCCAGATCTGAACCAGGTACTTGTTGGATACAACCCTGATCAGATCGGTGATGCGGTACTGATGATGCACCGTGTTGGTGTCGATTCCATTACAGGGTACCTTTCAGGCGGTATTCAGAACTGGGCACTATCAGGACTTAAGACCGAACAGATCAGGATAATATCAGTACATGAACTTGCCCGCCTCATAGCAGGAGAATCTGAACTCGTGATCCTAGATGTCAGACCAACTGCCGAGTATACGGGTTACCATATTCCGGGGTCCATCAATATCCCATGGCCTGATCTTCGCACAAGACACAATGAAGTCAGTTCATCAGGCCTTGTGGTTGTCATCTGTGGATCAGGTGTCAGGGCCGGGACAGCCTGCAGTATTCTGAAACGCACGGGACACCACAATATCCTGAACGTTGCCGGGGGGTACACGGGCTGGATCGCGGCAGGGTTTGACAAATATTTGAAATAA
- the trxA gene encoding thioredoxin codes for MDDELREIRERKMEELRKRFDPPVSAGDGLHDGILILNETNFTEAVSRYPRLIVDFWAPWCGPCRMLAPVIEDLSAEYAGKVQFAKCNTDENQQIAYQFGISAIPALIFFMNGQVINQIAGVLPRPQLEQQINATFNIA; via the coding sequence ATGGATGATGAACTCAGGGAGATTAGGGAGCGAAAGATGGAGGAACTCAGAAAACGGTTTGATCCTCCGGTGTCAGCAGGAGATGGTTTACATGATGGAATTCTTATTTTGAATGAGACGAATTTTACCGAGGCCGTGAGCCGGTACCCCCGGCTGATCGTGGATTTCTGGGCACCCTGGTGTGGCCCTTGCCGTATGCTCGCGCCGGTGATAGAAGACCTATCAGCTGAGTATGCCGGGAAGGTTCAGTTTGCAAAGTGCAACACTGATGAGAACCAGCAGATCGCGTACCAGTTCGGGATCAGTGCGATACCGGCACTCATCTTCTTCATGAATGGGCAGGTAATTAACCAGATTGCAGGGGTTCTTCCGCGGCCACAGCTTGAACAGCAGATTAACGCCACGTTCAACATAGCATAA
- a CDS encoding DEAD/DEAH box helicase, protein MPDHSVFFKLHPSLKQVISHNLQWKCLRRIQELAYEPIISGDDILLTARTAGGKSEAAFIPILDHILKQHPDLPVCLYISPLKALITDMAVRLDHMLTPLHLSVLPVHGDTPGSMIPVFDPPAVILTTPESLTILLMGSSGDLLADRIRICIIDEVHSLAASERGNQLMAALARMEQRSGHPVQRIGLSATIGNPGDILVWMSRGNSDSRIIRAEHETLPREFTFLCGLDGSENTRILPLIQGRRSLLFAGSRGEAESLSSLFEGTGVPVFVHHSSLSPASRREAEQAFLKGRSGTIICTGTLELGIDIGALDLVVHSGPVLSVSSFLQRLGRVGRRGDCAQMAFLLRDPGETVLVAAAISAAVSGLVEPVRIVRYPYRVLVQQIILSLLSRMRITKEELISSLSACDWCQSLPDDRIWFIVSSMIRDGYVLTDQEFLMPGPSLESWVDQQRGSLYSVIGDGRTCMVRSSEGDLIGTVSARGAKRCRTESFRLGGRSWMSTGVHSEHDSIHAIPVSYRADPPIFAGTFQGTSYLLMQQVARIVRDGLSDLPYPDLVREETRAFVSSLPLDVGPDVIVVRRENDWVRVYTFLGGEWNRVLSEYLKEACRNERIRVRGAWSDGISVRLASPSVTPGWVLNRIVDLKDSDPADTDEWVWHFLETEKPYNQFLPVECLYEMLVFDQIRLDELIRELCTRRIILAPDITV, encoded by the coding sequence ATGCCTGACCACTCGGTTTTTTTCAAGTTGCATCCCTCACTGAAACAGGTTATCAGCCATAACCTGCAGTGGAAATGCCTTCGAAGAATCCAGGAGCTTGCATACGAACCGATCATTTCTGGTGACGATATCCTTCTTACTGCCAGAACAGCAGGCGGAAAGAGTGAGGCTGCCTTCATCCCGATTCTGGATCATATCCTGAAGCAGCATCCCGACCTTCCGGTATGCCTGTACATCTCCCCGCTCAAGGCACTCATCACCGACATGGCTGTCCGGCTTGATCACATGCTGACTCCGCTCCACCTCTCTGTTCTCCCGGTTCATGGAGATACTCCTGGCTCCATGATTCCGGTTTTTGATCCCCCTGCTGTCATACTCACCACTCCTGAAAGTCTGACCATCCTCCTGATGGGTTCATCAGGTGATCTCCTTGCTGATCGGATCAGAATCTGTATCATCGACGAGGTCCACTCCCTTGCTGCCTCTGAACGTGGGAACCAACTTATGGCAGCCCTTGCCAGGATGGAGCAGAGATCCGGCCATCCGGTTCAGCGGATAGGCCTCTCAGCAACTATCGGAAACCCTGGTGATATCCTTGTATGGATGAGCAGAGGAAACTCAGATTCGCGGATAATCAGGGCAGAACATGAAACTCTTCCTCGTGAGTTTACCTTTCTGTGCGGATTGGATGGTTCTGAAAATACCCGGATTCTACCTCTGATACAGGGGAGACGCTCGCTTCTCTTCGCAGGAAGCAGGGGTGAGGCCGAGTCTCTTTCCAGTCTGTTTGAAGGAACCGGCGTTCCAGTCTTTGTGCACCATTCATCACTCTCACCTGCATCCCGGAGAGAAGCAGAGCAGGCATTCCTAAAAGGAAGATCCGGGACAATCATCTGCACTGGTACACTGGAACTGGGTATTGATATCGGCGCACTCGATCTGGTGGTTCACTCAGGGCCTGTGCTCAGTGTCTCCTCATTTCTTCAGCGGCTGGGAAGGGTGGGGAGGAGAGGTGATTGTGCACAGATGGCGTTTCTACTGCGGGATCCAGGGGAGACAGTGTTGGTTGCAGCTGCCATATCAGCAGCCGTTTCAGGTCTGGTGGAACCGGTCAGGATTGTCAGATACCCATACCGGGTTCTGGTCCAGCAGATCATCCTCTCTCTCCTCTCACGGATGAGAATTACAAAGGAGGAGTTGATAAGCAGTTTATCAGCATGTGACTGGTGTCAGAGCTTACCTGATGATCGGATCTGGTTCATTGTCTCATCGATGATTCGTGACGGTTACGTTCTGACTGATCAGGAGTTCCTGATGCCTGGTCCATCTCTTGAGTCATGGGTTGATCAACAGCGTGGTTCCCTGTACTCGGTCATTGGTGATGGAAGAACCTGTATGGTGAGATCATCTGAAGGAGATCTGATCGGCACAGTTTCTGCCAGGGGTGCTAAACGCTGCAGAACAGAATCTTTCAGGCTTGGTGGCCGTTCATGGATGAGTACCGGTGTTCATTCAGAACACGACTCGATTCACGCGATTCCGGTTTCATATCGGGCTGATCCCCCAATCTTCGCGGGTACATTTCAGGGGACGAGTTATCTCCTCATGCAGCAGGTAGCCCGAATAGTCAGAGACGGGCTCTCTGATCTTCCATACCCTGATCTGGTGCGGGAAGAGACTCGTGCCTTTGTCTCCTCACTTCCGCTGGATGTGGGACCTGATGTGATCGTTGTACGGAGGGAGAATGACTGGGTGCGGGTGTACACGTTCCTTGGGGGCGAGTGGAACCGGGTCCTCTCTGAGTACCTGAAAGAGGCGTGCAGGAATGAACGGATCAGAGTCAGAGGAGCCTGGTCTGATGGTATATCTGTGCGATTAGCATCTCCCAGTGTTACTCCTGGATGGGTTCTGAACAGGATTGTCGATCTAAAGGACTCAGATCCTGCAGATACTGATGAATGGGTCTGGCATTTCCTGGAGACAGAAAAGCCATACAATCAATTTCTTCCTGTAGAATGTCTGTATGAGATGCTCGTCTTCGATCAGATCAGGCTTGATGAGTTGATCAGAGAGTTGTGTACCCGCCGGATAATCCTGGCTCCAGATATCACGGTTTAA
- a CDS encoding S8 family serine peptidase produces the protein MATKSTILVFALLVLCLIICSSLAAGSHTIATLNQQPEDTTISTNVDEHKTQGDILVRSNGIREVFGVAGKGIRVGVIANGAQSINISQKNGELSTVHVLAEGTGDEGTAMLEIIHDIAPDAELYFYAYGSSSDTFKTAVTALASAGCNVICDDLYFFRQPFLQDGDVADHIRSVLKANPRLIYVTVSGNFAPLHYQGPWKAGQAYGKNQTLQDFGGGACAVNITLLPDERVIATLQWDDPWGHSFTDYDLVLTDPRSGAVLATSNFTQNGTTDPFEHLVYDPPGPNAEKVSLQIIRNGQTGTPNTLELFIRGVDAKGVDNAFMKDPTDSIFGHAAVEEVVTVGSVEPAAPFTISPDSSHGPVTIRYPVSTKRWKPDICAPTNVNVSGAGNFPNPFPGTSAAAPHVAGVIAQLWSAFPDVPRDQLKQTVYQSADDLGAPGWDEVYGYGLLNAERAYRLLFDKNKPTFDTSEAILKP, from the coding sequence ATGGCAACGAAGAGCACAATACTAGTTTTCGCTCTGCTCGTGCTCTGTTTAATTATCTGCAGTAGCCTTGCTGCCGGATCCCATACTATTGCAACTCTGAATCAACAACCAGAAGACACAACCATCTCCACAAATGTGGATGAGCACAAGACTCAGGGCGATATCCTGGTCAGAAGCAACGGGATACGTGAGGTCTTTGGTGTGGCAGGAAAAGGGATCAGGGTTGGTGTAATTGCAAACGGTGCACAGTCCATCAATATATCCCAGAAGAACGGAGAACTCTCCACGGTTCATGTCCTTGCAGAAGGAACCGGTGATGAAGGAACTGCAATGCTCGAGATCATCCATGACATTGCACCAGATGCCGAGCTCTATTTTTATGCATACGGCAGCAGTTCTGACACATTCAAAACTGCTGTGACAGCCCTTGCAAGCGCAGGATGCAACGTCATCTGCGATGATCTCTACTTCTTCCGCCAGCCCTTTCTCCAGGACGGGGACGTTGCTGATCATATCAGATCAGTCCTGAAGGCCAATCCACGTCTGATTTATGTAACCGTTTCAGGAAACTTTGCACCGCTCCATTATCAGGGACCCTGGAAAGCCGGACAGGCATACGGAAAAAACCAGACACTCCAGGACTTCGGAGGAGGAGCCTGTGCAGTAAACATCACTCTTCTGCCTGATGAACGGGTGATCGCGACACTCCAGTGGGATGATCCCTGGGGCCATTCATTCACAGATTATGATCTGGTTCTCACCGACCCGAGGTCAGGAGCGGTGCTTGCAACCAGCAACTTCACTCAGAACGGAACCACCGATCCATTTGAGCATCTTGTGTATGACCCCCCGGGACCTAACGCAGAGAAGGTCTCCCTGCAGATTATAAGAAATGGCCAGACGGGAACCCCAAACACTCTTGAACTCTTCATAAGGGGAGTCGACGCAAAAGGGGTTGATAATGCCTTCATGAAAGACCCCACCGATTCAATATTTGGTCATGCAGCAGTAGAAGAGGTTGTCACAGTCGGATCAGTCGAACCGGCAGCTCCCTTTACCATCTCACCTGACTCATCCCACGGGCCGGTCACAATCCGGTACCCGGTTTCTACCAAACGGTGGAAGCCTGACATCTGTGCCCCAACCAATGTAAACGTCAGTGGGGCAGGGAATTTTCCTAATCCGTTCCCAGGAACGAGTGCTGCTGCACCGCATGTTGCAGGAGTCATAGCGCAGCTCTGGAGTGCTTTTCCCGACGTTCCGCGTGATCAATTGAAGCAGACGGTCTACCAGAGTGCAGATGATCTCGGGGCGCCCGGTTGGGACGAGGTCTATGGGTACGGTCTGCTTAATGCAGAACGGGCATACCGGCTGCTCTTTGATAAGAACAAACCGACCTTTGATACAAGCGAAGCGATACTTAAACCGTGA
- a CDS encoding sodium:solute symporter family protein, which produces MTTDPVITLVIVLVYVGITLGLGYLGYRRTNHAEDYLLAGRDTHPVIIALSYGATFISTSAIVGFGGVAANLGMGLIWLTVFNIGIGILLAFVVFGKKTREKGVETGAVTFPDLMGKIFQSPGLQFLSGLIILIGMPLYTAAVLIGGARFLESTLNISYTTSLIVFAAVVAVYVMYGGLIAVMYTDAFQGAIMFVGMTLLLVLTYVYLGGVTVANSALAAMSDLVPASLTAQGMTGWASMPELGSPIWFTLITTLVLGVGIGVLAQPQLVVRFMTAKDNRALNRAVLVGGPFILMMTGVAFTVGALTNVYFLQHTGKIAVTAAGGNIDSIIPVYINQAMPEIFVIIFMLTLLSAAMSTLSALYHTMGTALVCDIWGRGKTCALSVRANQIGCLVMMILSVILALSMPEGIIARATAMFMGLCASAFLPAFAVGVYSHRPSRTGAVWSMIIGALTWFFWTAFVHTSEAKTLGISQALTGVQTILGLPWSVIDPLVFALPLSFIVMVLCQLRERRPKDLSFS; this is translated from the coding sequence ATGACAACAGATCCGGTTATTACCCTGGTAATCGTCCTGGTTTACGTAGGAATCACCCTTGGTCTCGGGTATCTCGGGTACCGAAGGACGAACCATGCCGAAGATTACCTGCTTGCAGGCAGGGATACCCACCCGGTTATCATTGCTCTCTCGTACGGTGCCACGTTCATCTCCACATCTGCAATCGTGGGGTTCGGGGGGGTTGCTGCAAACCTTGGAATGGGCCTTATCTGGCTGACCGTATTCAACATAGGGATCGGTATCCTTCTCGCATTTGTTGTATTCGGAAAGAAGACACGGGAGAAAGGGGTGGAGACCGGTGCAGTCACATTTCCTGATCTCATGGGAAAGATCTTTCAAAGCCCGGGATTACAGTTTCTTTCAGGCCTTATCATCCTCATCGGCATGCCGCTCTACACCGCAGCAGTTCTGATAGGCGGAGCCAGATTTCTTGAATCAACTCTGAACATCTCCTACACCACCTCGCTGATAGTTTTTGCAGCAGTTGTTGCCGTGTATGTGATGTATGGCGGACTTATTGCGGTCATGTACACCGATGCATTTCAGGGAGCGATTATGTTTGTCGGGATGACCCTGCTCCTGGTGCTCACCTATGTGTACCTTGGCGGTGTTACTGTGGCAAACTCAGCCCTTGCTGCGATGTCAGACCTTGTGCCTGCATCACTCACTGCACAGGGGATGACAGGATGGGCATCAATGCCTGAACTTGGTTCCCCCATCTGGTTCACTCTCATCACAACCCTGGTCCTGGGTGTCGGGATCGGTGTCCTTGCCCAGCCACAGCTGGTGGTCAGATTCATGACTGCAAAAGATAACCGGGCACTCAACCGGGCTGTTCTTGTAGGAGGGCCGTTCATCCTGATGATGACCGGAGTGGCATTCACCGTCGGTGCCCTCACCAATGTCTACTTCCTGCAGCACACCGGAAAGATTGCCGTGACCGCAGCAGGAGGAAACATCGACTCGATCATACCGGTGTACATCAACCAGGCAATGCCCGAGATCTTTGTCATCATCTTTATGCTCACACTCCTCTCTGCTGCCATGTCCACACTTTCAGCCTTGTATCACACCATGGGAACCGCCCTTGTCTGTGACATCTGGGGACGGGGAAAGACATGCGCACTCTCTGTTAGGGCAAACCAGATCGGGTGCCTGGTTATGATGATCCTGAGTGTAATTCTGGCCCTTTCCATGCCTGAAGGGATTATTGCACGGGCTACTGCGATGTTCATGGGCCTGTGTGCCTCAGCATTTCTTCCTGCTTTCGCAGTGGGGGTGTATTCACACCGGCCATCACGGACAGGTGCAGTGTGGAGTATGATTATCGGGGCTCTGACCTGGTTCTTCTGGACAGCATTTGTCCACACGTCAGAAGCAAAGACCCTGGGTATTTCTCAGGCCCTGACAGGAGTACAGACAATCCTCGGGCTCCCGTGGTCTGTCATCGATCCCCTTGTGTTTGCACTCCCTCTCTCCTTTATTGTCATGGTGCTCTGCCAGTTAAGGGAACGAAGGCCAAAGGATCTGAGTTTCTCCTGA
- a CDS encoding symporter small accessory protein: protein MITICGISDPAIIAGYVLSIGFALACIVYGLVNWNTGGS from the coding sequence ATGATAACTATATGTGGAATCTCTGATCCGGCGATCATTGCCGGCTATGTCCTATCGATAGGATTCGCTCTAGCCTGCATCGTGTACGGACTGGTGAACTGGAACACCGGAGGATCATAA
- a CDS encoding PEGA domain-containing protein: protein MMREILPLERFACLLILIFIFSILAPVSAGQTQMGYFEVKSNPQGADVIVNGAFAGETPVIVPVTAMSPNATVIRVMMQGFQIWEQTYNQSVQPGGIVPVMAVLAPVATTGSLKVSSSPSGAMVTVDNGNGQMAPWTYTNLPTGTHLVSLVMMGYEPFVRTVEIHPGEATELSASMTIRTGSGTLEISSDPGGAMAYVDGVYAGTTNLVVGNIPPGRHEVRISRAGNDDYVEWVSVQNQVTTPVHISLKPATGASGGFVVVTTEPPGASVFLDDEYKGLTETGRPLEISNLTPGSHRIYVTSKNYEDFEAMVMVTAGAITPVTVQMDPSPMPQACGLVMVSSDPAGADITVDGHLKGTTPATVETVCSGKHTYSIKLDGYQEYNSSFEVIPGQVLQINTVLASGTTTGTPRQGAPWPSPLLIIGILAGVGYFYHRKT, encoded by the coding sequence ATGATGAGGGAGATCCTGCCCTTGGAGAGGTTTGCATGCCTTCTGATACTCATATTCATATTCTCTATCCTTGCTCCTGTATCAGCCGGGCAGACACAGATGGGATACTTTGAGGTGAAATCAAACCCGCAGGGGGCCGATGTGATTGTCAATGGTGCTTTTGCCGGGGAGACTCCGGTGATCGTTCCGGTCACTGCTATGAGCCCGAATGCAACAGTGATCAGGGTTATGATGCAGGGTTTCCAGATCTGGGAACAGACCTACAATCAGAGTGTTCAGCCAGGTGGGATTGTTCCGGTTATGGCAGTCCTGGCCCCTGTTGCAACCACGGGATCCCTGAAGGTGAGTTCGTCTCCCTCTGGTGCCATGGTAACCGTTGACAACGGAAACGGGCAGATGGCCCCCTGGACCTATACCAATCTGCCGACCGGAACACATCTGGTCTCGCTGGTCATGATGGGGTATGAACCGTTTGTCCGAACTGTTGAGATCCATCCTGGGGAGGCAACCGAACTGTCAGCAAGTATGACCATTCGAACCGGCTCGGGAACGCTTGAGATCAGTTCAGATCCCGGAGGTGCCATGGCGTACGTGGACGGCGTGTATGCTGGAACTACAAACCTCGTCGTAGGAAATATTCCGCCAGGGCGCCATGAGGTCAGGATCAGCCGGGCAGGAAATGATGATTATGTTGAATGGGTTTCAGTGCAGAATCAGGTGACCACCCCGGTGCATATCTCTCTCAAGCCGGCTACTGGTGCATCCGGTGGTTTTGTGGTTGTCACCACCGAACCCCCGGGAGCATCTGTATTCCTTGATGATGAGTACAAGGGGCTTACTGAAACAGGCAGACCTCTTGAGATCTCCAATCTCACACCTGGAAGTCACAGGATATACGTCACCAGCAAGAATTACGAAGATTTTGAAGCAATGGTCATGGTCACGGCCGGAGCCATTACGCCAGTGACTGTGCAGATGGATCCAAGCCCGATGCCTCAGGCATGCGGACTTGTGATGGTAAGTTCAGATCCTGCAGGTGCTGATATCACTGTTGATGGTCATCTCAAGGGAACTACGCCTGCCACTGTTGAGACCGTGTGCTCAGGTAAACATACCTATTCGATAAAACTTGACGGATATCAGGAGTACAACTCGTCGTTTGAGGTTATACCCGGGCAGGTGCTTCAGATCAACACTGTTCTGGCCTCTGGCACCACAACTGGAACACCACGACAGGGGGCACCCTGGCCATCCCCTTTGCTGATTATCGGGATTCTTGCAGGTGTTGGGTATTTCTACCATCGGAAGACCTAA
- the lysS gene encoding lysine--tRNA ligase has translation MSFDNPALQFDEQRLAKRNLLQEQGVPLYPPTFKRTHTIAGIREAFDSVTHDPSPEQVSTAGRIFIVRDHGKTFFCDLGDESGRIQLYIKKDSLPEGKFAVFKSGIERGDIIGVVGRAFRTKVGEITLWVDDFELLTKTLCSLPEKFHGLTNLEKRYRQRYLDLIVNEDSRETFRIRSRILSHLRNSLTTSGFLEFETPTLQPIYGGANARPFTTYHNYLEQKLYMRIAPELYLKRLVVGGFEKVFELAKNFRNEDIDTSHNPEFSMVEIYQAYADYRDMMRLTEEIISGIIKEVTGGYEVSYEGNTLNFAPPWNSMPMDEAVKNIGGIDIFAYTLDDLKEKGRTLGIEGIDGASSHREALPLFFETLVEEKLIQPTFILDFPIENSPLAKVHREKEGFVERFELFIAGMELANGFSELNDPLDQLERFEAQEEKRRLGDEEAQMHDYDFVNALGYGMPPTGGVGIGIDRLVMLSTSNTSIKEVILFPSMRREVASEEEEGVSGKDAQ, from the coding sequence ATGTCATTTGATAATCCAGCGTTGCAGTTCGATGAACAGCGTCTCGCAAAAAGAAACCTCCTCCAGGAACAGGGAGTCCCTCTCTACCCTCCCACTTTCAAGAGAACACACACCATTGCCGGAATCCGGGAAGCATTTGATTCAGTAACCCATGATCCATCCCCTGAACAGGTCAGCACTGCAGGAAGAATCTTTATCGTTCGTGATCACGGGAAGACCTTTTTCTGTGATCTTGGAGACGAATCCGGAAGGATCCAACTCTACATAAAGAAGGATTCACTCCCTGAAGGGAAGTTCGCGGTCTTCAAATCCGGGATTGAGCGTGGGGATATCATCGGGGTTGTAGGCCGGGCATTCAGAACCAAAGTCGGCGAGATAACTCTCTGGGTAGATGACTTTGAACTTCTAACCAAAACGCTCTGTTCACTTCCGGAAAAGTTCCATGGTCTTACAAATCTTGAGAAACGATACCGGCAGCGGTACCTGGATCTGATTGTCAATGAGGATAGCAGGGAGACGTTCAGGATACGAAGCAGAATTCTCTCTCATCTCAGAAATAGTCTGACCACCAGTGGGTTCCTCGAGTTTGAGACACCAACACTCCAGCCGATCTATGGCGGTGCAAACGCCAGACCGTTTACTACCTACCACAACTACCTCGAGCAGAAACTGTACATGCGGATTGCCCCGGAGCTCTATCTGAAGCGGCTGGTTGTCGGTGGGTTTGAGAAGGTCTTTGAACTCGCAAAGAACTTCAGGAACGAGGATATCGATACCAGTCACAACCCCGAGTTCTCCATGGTGGAGATCTATCAGGCATATGCTGATTACAGGGACATGATGAGGTTGACAGAAGAGATCATCTCTGGAATTATCAAAGAGGTGACAGGAGGATATGAGGTCAGCTATGAAGGGAACACCCTGAATTTCGCTCCTCCCTGGAACTCAATGCCGATGGACGAAGCTGTAAAAAATATAGGGGGCATTGACATCTTTGCATACACCCTTGATGATCTCAAAGAGAAAGGGAGAACACTTGGAATTGAAGGAATTGACGGTGCCAGCAGCCACCGCGAAGCTCTGCCTCTCTTCTTCGAAACCCTGGTTGAAGAGAAACTGATTCAACCGACGTTCATTCTCGATTTCCCTATTGAGAACTCACCACTTGCAAAGGTACACCGGGAGAAGGAAGGATTTGTTGAACGGTTCGAACTCTTTATTGCAGGGATGGAACTTGCAAACGGGTTCTCCGAACTGAACGATCCCCTGGATCAACTCGAGCGATTTGAGGCCCAGGAAGAGAAGCGGCGACTTGGTGACGAAGAAGCCCAGATGCATGACTACGACTTTGTGAACGCTCTTGGATATGGCATGCCACCGACCGGTGGTGTCGGGATTGGAATTGATCGGCTTGTCATGCTAAGCACCAGCAACACCTCGATCAAGGAGGTCATCCTCTTCCCCTCGATGAGAAGGGAAGTAGCCTCAGAAGAGGAAGAAGGTGTTTCTGGTAAGGATGCCCAATAG